In Panulirus ornatus isolate Po-2019 chromosome 40, ASM3632096v1, whole genome shotgun sequence, a single window of DNA contains:
- the LOC139761548 gene encoding uncharacterized protein isoform X2, whose amino-acid sequence MFKTVIAVLSVFLLVACALASPEPEPGYGGYGHGGYRRGYGGYGGGYGGYGGGYGGYGRGYGGYGRGYGGYGRGYGGYGGGYGGYGHGHGGYGYGR is encoded by the exons ATGTTTAAGACT gtgatcgctgtgttgtctgtcttcctccttgTGGCCTGTGCCCTGGCCAGCCCCGAGCCTGAACCTGGCTATGGTGGCTATGGTCATGGTGGATATCGCCGAGGATATGGTGGATACGGTGGAGGATATGGTGGATACGGTGGAGGCTATGGTGGGTACGGCCGTGGATACGGTGGATACGGCCGTGGATACGGTGGATACGGCCGTGGATATGGTGGATACGGCGGTGGATATGGTGGCTACGGACATGGACATGGTGGATATGGCTATGGTCGTTAA
- the LOC139761548 gene encoding uncharacterized protein isoform X1 gives MFKAVIAVLSVFLLVVCALASPEPEPGYGGYGHGGYRRGYGGYGGGYGGYGGGYGGYGGGYGGYGRGYGGYGRGYGGYGGGYGGYGHGRGGYGYGR, from the exons ATGTTTAAGGCT gtgatcgctgtgttgtctgtcttcctccttgTGGTCTGTGCCCTGGCCAGCCCCGAGCCTGAACCTGGCTATGGTGGCTATGGTCATGGTGGATATCGCCGAGGATATGGTGGATACGGTGGAGGATATGGTGGATACGGTGGAGGCTATGGTGGATACGGTGGAGGATATGGTGGATACGGCCGTGGCTACGGTGGATACGGCCGTGGCTATGGTGGATACGGCGGTGGATATGGTGGCTACGGACATGGACGTGGTGGATATGGCTATGGTCGTTAA
- the LOC139761549 gene encoding uncharacterized protein: MYKTVIAVLSVFLLVACALASPVPEPGYGGYGGYGHGYGGYGHGGYGHGYGYGYGHGYGHGYGGYGGYGGGYGGYGHGHGGYGYGR; this comes from the exons ATGTACAAAACT gtgatcgctgtgttgtctgtcttcctccttgTGGCCTGTGCCCTGGCCAGCCCCGTGCCTGAACCTGgctatggtggctatggtggtTACGGACATGGATATGGCGGATATGGTCATGGTGGATACGGTCATGGTTATGGCTATGGATATGGCCATGGATATGGTCATGGCTATGGTGGATACGGTGGATACGGCGGTGGATATGGTGGATACGGACATGGACATGGTGGATATGGCTATGGTCGTTAA